One Gadus morhua chromosome 23, gadMor3.0, whole genome shotgun sequence DNA segment encodes these proteins:
- the LOC115537461 gene encoding neuropilin and tolloid-like protein 1 has protein sequence MANSNECKRNFVAVYDGGSSVEDLKNKFCSTVANDIMLTSTLGVIRMWADEASRKSRFRILFTTYQEPPCVGDAFFCHSNMCINNTLVCNGMQNCVYPWDENQCKEKRKANLLDNLNNTNGTIIGVTCCVVLLLLVVSVVVQVKQPRKKYVLRREDLDPTVFQEVFEPPHYELCTLRSAHAAASADLVDLAEDFENYHAMRRASSRCVHDHHCGSSPNPGGGFGMAAHHHLSQLSLSGRGSRGNLNARDAAAAAALLSDLGPPHPQQQHHHQHLHQQQQQQHLGPLAVRPLLPAPGNRRSILVMKHSYSQEAAEHGGGDGEDDLDEVPTTSHRLARHEKAVQRFCLIGSLSKHESEYNTTRV, from the exons ATGGCCAACTCCAACGAGTGCAAGCGTAACTTCGTAGCGGTGTACGACGGCGGAAG CTCGGTGGAGGACCTGAAGAACAAGTTCTGCTCCACGGTCGCCAACGACATCATGCTGACCTCCACGCTGGGAGTCATCCGCATGTGGGCCGACGAGGCCAGCCGCAAGAGCCGCTTCCGCATCCTGTTCACCACCTACCAGGAGC CCCCGTGTGTAGGAGACGCCTTCTTCTGCCACAGCAACATGTGCATCAACAACACCCTGGTGTGCAACGGCATGCAGAACTGCGTGTACCCCTGGGACGAGAACCAGTGTAAAG AGAAGAGGAAAGCCAACCTGCTGGACAACCTGAACAACACCAACGGCACCATCATCGGGGTGACGTGCtgcgtggtgctgctgctgctcgttGTCTCGGTGGTGGTGCAGGTCAAGCAGCCGCGCAAGAAGTACGTGCTGCGGCGCGAGGACCTGGACCCCACCGTGTTCCAGGAGGTGTTCGAGCCGCCGCACTACGAGCTGTGCACGCTGCGCAGCGCGcacgccgccgcctccgccgacCTGGTGGACCTGGCCGAGGACTTCGAGAACTACCACGCCATGCGCCGCGCGTCCTCGCGCTGCGTCCACGACCACCACTGCGGCTCCTCGCCCAACCCCGGCGGGGGGTTCGGGATGGCGGCCCACCACCACCTGTCGCAGCTGTCGCTGAGCGGGCGGGGCAGCCGCGGGAACTTGAACGCGCGGGACGCGGCCGCGGCCGCCGCCCTGCTGTCGGACCTggggcccccccacccccagcagcagcaccaccaccagcacctccaccagcagcagcagcagcagcacctgggGCCCCTGGCGGTGAGGCCCCTGCTGCCGGCCCCCGGGAACCGGCGCAGCATCCTGGTGATGAAGCACAGCTACTCCCAGGAGGCGGCCGAgcacggcggcggcgacggcgagGACGACCTGGACGAGGTGCCCACCACCAGCCACCGCCTGGCGCGCCACGAGAAGGCAGTGCAGCG GTTCTGCCTCATTGGCTCACTGAGCAAACATGAGTCAGAGTACAACACAACTAGGGTCTAA
- the timm21 gene encoding mitochondrial import inner membrane translocase subunit Tim21, producing the protein MVYTLIFKAARQHLQRTTTQWLVQPWKSTRTHLDLLQQSRVAGAGCTWLQAQRRDLSLDSSHRNQSSPQRDSGKVSVSRHQGGVKPSTAQKVKDAGRDFTYLIVVVIGLGVTGGLLYVVFQELFSTSSPNKVYGKAFDKLKSNPEVIGAFGEPIKCYGETTRRQRRQHVSHSEYLKDGLKHMRLKFYIEGSEPGVKGTVHSESKENIETGKYEFRYIFVDVDAYPRRTIVVEDNR; encoded by the exons ATGGTCTACACTTTGATATTTAAAGCTGCACGTCAGCATTTGCAAAGGACAACAACCCAGTGGCTCGTGCAGCCATGGAagagcacgcgcacacacctggACCTTCTCCAGCAGAGCAGGGTGGCGGGAGCAGGCTGCACCTGGCTGCAGGCACAGAGGCGCGATCTGTCCCTCGACTCCAGCCATAGAAATCAAAGCAgcccacagagagacagtggcAAGGTATCCGTCTCGAGACATCAAGGTGGAGTCAAACCTTCCACTGCGCAGAAAG TCAAGGACGCTGGCAGAGACTTCACGTACCTGATCGTTGTGGTCATTGGGCTTGGAGTGACAG GGGGACTATTGTATGTCGTGTTCCAGGAGCTGTTCTCTACCAGCAGTCCCAATAAAGTGTATGGAAAAGCTTTTGACAAACTCAAGTCAAACCCAGAG GTGATTGGTGCATTCGGGGAGCCAATTAAATGCTACGGGGAGACGACCCGGCGGCAGAGGAGACAACATGTCAG tcaCTCTGAGTACCTGAAGGACGGACTGAAGCACATGAGACTCAAGTTTTATATCGAGGGATCAGAGCCAGGCGTCAAAGGAACCGTTCATTCAGAATCCAAAGAG AATATTGAAACGGGTAAGTACGAGTTCCGGTACATCTTTGTGGACGTGGACGCCTACCCAAGACGCACCATCGTCGTGGAGGATAACCGATGA